Within the Thalassotalea ponticola genome, the region ATTGGTTCGGCTTGGCCCCATAGAACTAAATGGCGCTAAGTTGTTGGCCATGTTTTCATCGAGGTAGTACTCGTTTGTCGCTGCGTTGATGGTTGCTTTAGCAGCCCCAGCAGTGGCGTTGTTGATCCAGTTTTCAAGGTTCCAACGCGCGTTAGATGCAACGTTGATTCCTGGTATAACAAACTTGTCAGCGACCGTTTGCTGGTTCCACATGGTGTTCAACAAGACGATACCACCAGCGCCACCAGCAGCAACGTTTTTCGCTTTGTCTACACGGGCAATATCACCGCGCTCACACACAACGATTTGCTCTGCGGTAAACGTTCCCTCTGGGAATGGTACGTTACATGAGTAAGCACTATAACCGTCGTTTAGATCAGGGTCGGCAACGCTTGAGGCGAGGATAAACTCACCGCTAATTTGCTCGGTAAAGCCTTTACCTTCAATGTCTGACCATGGCAGAGTCCAACTCGCACCGTCACTTTCAAAGTTTGATATAGCAGTTTTACCTACTTCTAAAACGCGGTCATGGCTGGTTGCACCAACCGTAGTTACCCAAGGTGAACTGTGGTCAGCAGACCAAAAATTTGGACCTGAGTTACCCGCTGCTGTGGCCACCGAAATACCAGCTTCACGCGCTGACAAAAAGGCAAGCTCCATAGGGTCGTCCCACGGGAACGCTTCACTGCCACCAATTGAGAAGTTAATGGTATCAACACCGTCAGCGATGGCGTCTTCAAATGCCGATAAAATCGCTGATTCTGGACAGCCGGCGTAGTAGTCTCCACCACCACCTGGCCAACATACTTGATAAGAGATCACGTGAGCGCGCGGAGCGACACCCGATGTTTTTTCAAAGTTAAACGGTAAGTCAACACCGTCACTGGTGGCTTGACCGTCGAAGGTTTGTAGTGGCGTGTTTTCAACCACATTACCTGCGGCGGTACTGGCTACGTGTGATCCGTGACCGTTGTAATCTTCACCATTGGCTGGACGGATCATCTCCTGTTGCCAAGGCCATTCTTGGAACTCAGGCGCCGAATACACATCTGTGATTTCAGAGTATGAACGAACACCGATCAGTTTATCGTTACACAAGGTTGGGTCTTCAACACAGTCACCGACGAATACGCCAGCACCGAATGGGTTGGTTTTACTGTATTCTTCATCACCAGCAAAGGCTACGTGGTCAGTATTGATGCCGGTATCGATGATACCCACTACCATACCTTCACCTTTTGCGCCGATGCCGTCGTCGGTTTGGCTACCGTCCCAAATGCGATCCGCACCGATAAACTCAGGGCCTCGGTCGGTGCGCAGTTCGAAAATACGGTTTGGGGTAATGCGTTTTACACCCGGTTGCTGTGCCATAAGCATGGCATCTTGTTGGTTCATTTCAACAAGCATCGCGTTGTTGGCAAGGGTGTAGCGTTTTTGTACGTTAATTGCAGCACCTGCGTTTTGTACGCGACTAATGAAGCTGTCTTGTTGGCGTGTTAAGTAATTCTTGTAATCAACCGCGGCGGCTGATTTTACATTAACGCGGCCTTTGGCAAGCAGTGAACGGTTTTGTGGGGCAACGGTTGGCGTTAAGCCATCGATACCACCGGTATAACTTGCTAGAGGCTCATCATTGAGTTGCACGATGTAATGACGTTTACCACTGACACCTTGCTCTGGTTGAAAGATCTCTTCAGGCGTGCGTTTGTTAATCGCTTGGTTTAGCGTACCCACTTTTCCTACGAACACATTGCCTTGCAGAAAGTCTTGGCGCTGTTTGGTGACCGCTTCAATATCTTCGGCGGTAAACGTTGGTTCGTAGAAGCTTGTTCCTTCGATTTTTTTTACTCCTGGCTCCGCAATAACGACACCGCTGGTGCCGACATACATCGCCGTCAGAGTAGCTATTATACTCTTCTGAAATAGCTTATTCTTGTGATTCATATAATTTAACTTCTTAATATATTTTGGAGTTGAATATTCAGCATGGGCAAGGAGCTAGGCATAAATCCTATTGTGTAGCGAAAAACCAACCTAGTGAGAATTGAGAGGTTGATTAGTAGATAAACAATCCTTGTCCAACATTCCATCACAGATAACCACAGTACATATAAGGGTTCAATAAAGGTGTTAAAAAAATATTTTGCTATTGTTGCTTTTTTGTAACCGGTAATTTACTGGTTTGTTGGTTTTTTGTGCGCCTGGGCGGGTTTGAGTAGGTCTGGTTATCGGTAAGGCTGGTTATTAAAAAGCACTCTTGATAGGACGGCTTGATGCAAAAGACAGCTTAATAAGAGGCTAGCGCCTCGCTCCCATGATAAGGCAAATGAGGCGAAGCCTAAACCAACAGACGCGACAATAAACACGTTTTAAAAGCCGCGCCGACTTTTTCTCGGAATGATATCGATTGATGGCAACAATCGATAGTTCGGCTGACAACGTGCTCAATCTATTGACTTAATCTGTCACTTTATCAAAAAATATGGTGACTTTGGCGACCGTGATACCAAATTTTTTAATATGCGCAATGTTCATCATATGATTGTCATCGATAAGGAACATTTGATCGTCAAAGGTTACTTCGTATTGCGTGTCATCAACGGGTAAAATCATCCGGTACTGCCAGCGAAGATACGAGCCTTGTCCCTCGCCTACCGCCTCACCGATAATATCATCGGCTCGCCCTTGGTAGGTTTGTTCGCCAGTGCGTTGTACCACCCAACGACGAAATTGTTTTTCACCATCATCGTAAACAAAATCTTCGTCTAACGTGCCGACGTCTCCCTCCCAGCTGGCATCAATGTCGACGGTAAAGCGACGCACCATGTCGTCACTAAAGTTTGTAACGAGGCCGTATCCAATGATTTTACCGTTAAAAAATTGCTCCAATTTAAACTCGGGGGTGGTGGTGCGATAATGATTAGTGTCGTTTGAGCAACTGAGTAACGCCATAGCAGTTGCGATCATAAAGAGTGTTCGAAGAATTTGTGTCATTGGGGTTCCCTTGGTAAATTTTTACCGGCTAGCTTTTGCCGGTTAGTTTGGCCATTAATTCAGGCCGCGTACTTTGCTCCGACAGCCAAATAGCGAGAAATTGATTCAGTTGTATACTCGGCTCAAATTGATGTATTCGCTCGCCATTAAACAACAAGCTACCTTGGTTTTGTTGGCTGAGAATCAGGGTCAGCGAGTCTCCCTTTTGCAAATTGGGAAAAATGCGATACAAATCAGCTATCCACGCTTTGTTGTCAGGGTGTCGAAACCCCATTTTGCGCCATTGCTTCGCCGTTTCTTTGGCTAAATCTTCGCCTTTGATATCCAAATAGTAGGTCAAATCTAGCTTGAGTGGACCTTTGATGCCATTAAAGGTGCCTGATTCTGTGTATAATCGCGCTTTGTACACATCCCAAAACAAAACTTCGAGTTTGGCCTTGCCGACCTCTTGCCAGGCGATCTCGTTAGCATGACCTGCCGAGGCAAGAACCAACAGTACAGTTAATATGATGTGACGTGCGATTTGCATTTTTCTCTCCGAATCAGTTGATGAAACATTGGTAAGGCAACAAACCAAAATGAGAAGAAAATCAGCAGCTGTGGCATTGCTGACCAATCGATAGTCACCGCGTCAAGCTTGTGCGCTGCCCAATAACTACTCGGCCCCGAAACCAATCCAAGTAGCGCATATTGCCAAATTTTGAGTGGTTTGAAATAAAAGAATATGCCACAAAAGTAGGCGAACGCTGCCCACAAGGTGACCAAAACATAAGCTGGGACGTTTGTTGGATCAAACACCATAAAGCCAGAGGCGACTAACATCGCGTCAACGGCTAAGCCAATGGCGAAAATCAACAGAACCGGACGCGGGCTAGGTCGACACGTTTGCGGAATACACGCCCACAGAGCAGCAAGTGTAAATGCGAGTATCGGCATTTTAGCTAACACAGCGGTCAACCAAATGATGTTAAATAAAAGCGAGTTAATCAATAAGCCCATGGTCGAATAGGATAAGTCATGGCAACGTTAATTGTTATACGCACTGCTAACTGATTTAGATGACTATAGCGGTTAAATTTACAGTTTCTGTCAGAACGAGCTTTGACTATGTAAGTGGTGGCGCTTGCTGCAGAGCCATCGAGGGAAATAAAGAGAACAGTTGGCGCTTGTATCAGTACTGCGTCGCTAACAAAAACTCGCTAATAAAAACGTCGTAATGGAAACGAGTTAGCTAAAACTCATCAGCTCATGTACTGTTATCGGTTAATTTGTTTGTGGGTAAATCGCACAATACGCGTTTAGATGGTGTTTAAGTAACGCTGATATAAGGTGGTCACTCGCTCGACATAAACTCGAGTTTCGGGGTAGGGTGGAATGCCCTTGTACTTGGCTACTGCGCCTTCACCGGCATTATATGCGGCGGCAATAAGTGTTATTTTACCTTTGAACTTTTTCATGAGGTGAGCAAGGTGCTTGGTACCACCGGCGATATTTTGATCGGCATTAAAGCTGTCAACAACGCCAAGCTGTGCTGCCGTTTTGGGCATCAGTTGCATTAAACCGACCGCTCCTGCTTTTGATACGGCGTCTGCTTTAAAGTGTGATTCGGCATGAATAATTGCTCGAACTAGCGCTTCGTTAACGTGATATTTTTGCGCTTCTCGTTTGACTTGTTGAGCATATGGCTTGCGGTAAAGCGGTGTGGTTTGCCAATCAACTGTAGATCGGGTTTTACAGGCGTAGCAATCGTTGCGAACAATTTCAAACGGCCCTTGAGCGGGCTGAACGTCAGAAAAGCTAGGGATACCGTTGCGCTGGTATTTATAAATTTTAGTCGAGGTTTGCTCAGCATGGCTGTTAGTCACTGCCATGACCAGAAAAGCAGCGATTGTTAAACGCTTTTTACCTATTATCATAACGACGTATTGTTATTGTTATTAGTTGACGATCTCAAGCCAGTATACTGGATTGTCGGTAATAATTACAGTTGGTAACAACTTGCGCAATCGCGAGAAACCATGTTTTTTTTTCGCTGGCGGTGTAAGTTAGCTCGGCTTATTGACCTTGGTTCACGCCTTTTTTGTCGCTTTGTTTGGCGAGCTTGCTTTGGTAGTCGCGAAGCACAATGTGTAATGCGTTAATCGCAAGCTGCTCGTCAATGTTATTTTGTTCGAGTAGCTGGATTATATCAATGGCGAGTTTTACGTCATCAGGCGCGTTGTCAATCATACTCTGATCATCCATAGTGCGGTTACTGTTATCTGAAAGTGCGTTATTTAGCGCCAAATAGCTAAATTGATAAAAAGAGCAATGCAGTTACTAGGGCGTGTTGAACTTTGCTGCCCCAAGGGTTCTGCCTAAATTCTCCCTGCTCTGTAATATCTGACATTTACATAGATGGCTATGCTGCTTGACAGCTATTTTGATCAGAAATCATTTAGCTTGAACAAAATTTGTACCTCAAATGTCAACACGTCCTCGTGTAACGTCAGTGTATCACAGTTAACAACACTTGGTGACAATCCCAGCGACGAAGTTCACGTTAACGAGAACGCGGCAACTCGCGTTAACAAATCTCCCGTGTCATGCGCTAAGCAATAGCATTGACTACGATTTAGACTAAACTAAGAATCACTGCATATTTTCAAGCTAAAAGGAGCGTTTATGCAAGAGGTTATCTTAGCGACAGTCGCCGGGTTTGTAGTCGGGATCTTGTTTTCATTTCTAAAATTGCCGATTCCAGCTCCGCCCGTGTTACCGGGGGTCATGGGGATTGTCGGTGTGTATTTAGGCGGACTGGTGTACCTGTGGATTGCTGAGAAGTTTTTCACCGGCTAGCTAACCAAGGTGCAGTGTGAATATCGTTGATTAGGTCGCAACTTTCGACTTGCTCATTGTGGTGAAATGCCGATAACCTTTTTTCTAAGAAAACGAGCCCTTGGTGCGTCGGCTCGCTGTACTCGATGAACGGGTAGTCGATGAACGTTGCTTCTTGTAGTTGCGACGGGCTTTCATTTTTCCTTTGCCTTTTAAACTACTGAAGTTTGCGTTACCAGTGTCATATAAAAGCCTGTTTAGGTTCTCGGTGACATCATTCATAAAATCACCGTACTTTCTTTGCTTTTGATAAATAGCTTCTAATTGAGCTTCCCATATAGCGGTCATGTCTGGCTCGCCGACACTTTCTGGTAATGCCAGAATCACGCTTCTCCCAATTTCGGTAGCAATAATTTCTTTGCCCTTTCTACTCAAATATTGCCTTTTAAACAGCAATTCGATAATACTCGCTCGAGTCGCCTCTGTACCGATACCATCAGTATCTTTTAGTATTTTTTTTATGTCAGCCGACGTTACGTATCTTGCGATACCGGTCATGGCAGCTAATAGGGTGGCGTCGGTAAATCTCTTAGGGGGCGTTGTATTTTTGTCTTCTATTGTGCCCGCCACACACTGTATTGGATCATTGATAGCAACGTCAGGTAAGGTATCTTCAGCCTGTCTTGTTTGACTTTCTTGTTTGTTAAAAAGTGCTTGCCAGCCGACGTATGTTAAGTCTCTTTGTTTGGAAATAAACAAGCCACCTTCAATAATCGTTTTAATTTGTTTATCGGCATACTCACTTGGCGGGTAAAACTGTATCAGGTAGTGTCTAGCGACCAAGTAATAAATATTTAATTCGTCGTTAGACAACTTTGCTGAATCAATTTTTTTGGTTGTTGGAATAATCGCGTGGTGAGCACCCACTTTGCTATCATTCCATGCTGAGCTTTTTCGTGATACGTCAGCATCATCAGTGAAGTTTGCTAATTTTTTATCAATAGAGGCTATTGCTTGAAGTACTTTTCCTGCCTCTGATAAATGCTCTTTAGGTAGGTACCTACAATCCGATCTCGGATACGTGATCAGTTTATGCCTCTCATACAGAGCTTGGCAAGTATCAAGAACTTTTTGAGCGCTATAGCCAAAAACTTTGGCTGCTTCTATTTGAAGTGATGATAGTGAGTGGGGCAGCGGTGCAGATTTTTTTGATGTTTTCTTTATGAAATCAGCAATATTGCCTCGCTTATTGGCGATTCGATTCACTACATTTTCGGCAAGCGGCCTAGAAATAACCCTGTCTTCATCGTCCATATAAGGTTTACATGATTCACTTGGCTTCCACTTTCCCTTGTAGATTTCGCCCTTTGCTGTTTTTAAGGTTGCAATAACCTCATAAAATGGCGTTGATACAAAGTTCTCTATAGCAAGATCTCGGTGAACAACTAATCCTAGAACTGGGGTTTGCACTCGTCCAATTGACAATACCCCTTGGTAACCACTTTTTTGTCCTTGTAAGGTACACATGCGCGTCATGTTCATACCATAAAGCCAATCGGCTCTTGCCCTTGCCAGTGCTGAAACAGACAACGATAAAAAGTCGCTATTTGGCTTTAAGTTATTTAATGCCCGAGTGACTGCACTTGGGTTTAAATCACTAACCAGACAGCGAAGAGCTGATTTTTTCTGTTGCTCAGAGGCTCCGCAATAGTTGAACATCTGATCAATTAAAATTTGACCTTCGCGATCAGGGTCACCTAAATTTACTAGGATATCCGCTTGTTTTATCAGTTTTTTTACAACGTTGAATTGCTTTCTTGTTTTGCTTTTAACAACGAGCTTCCAGTCTGAGGGGATAATGGGTAAGTGTTCAGTGGACCATTTTTTAAAAGCCGGATCATAAGCATCAGGTTCGGCCTGCTCTAATAAATGTCCTATGCACCAGGTAACAATGTCTCCATTGGCGACTTTGATAAAGCCATCACCTTTTTGTTGTGGTTTGCTCATTACCGCAGCAACAGCACGAGCCAAACTCGGTTTTTCGGCAATATACAATTTCATCACAGCCACTTTACCCTGAACAATAAACTTTTTAGACTGTTTAAATATACAGTTGTTCAGGCTGGCTGTAAATACACGAGCGCAGCAACACAGTAACAAAGCAGGAGCAGACTCATTTGCGTCTAGCACAGACGCAAGTACTGTTGCTTGTGTTTATGTGGGGCATGGCATCGAATAACCTACCCTGCGAATAAGCGAAGGCGATAGTTAGTCTGGGAAGATAAGCAACTCACCCTAACTCACTAATAATGAGCTAGGGCAAATTGTGCAGCTTAGATAGATTTTAAAAAATGGAGCGGAACGAGGAACCAGAGCCTCGTCTAGATAGGCGACGGTGGCGCATTCTTGAGTGTAGTTCGCGGCGTTTTGCATCAAGCCAATCGTCTTTAGTGATGGTCTCTTCAGAGCGATCTTGTTCACGTGCTCGGTACTCGCAAAACTCATCGAACGCTTCTATATCGTCTTTTAAGTCCTCACTCACTAGTTCAATCATGATTGCATCGTCGAGAAAGCCTAACGCTGGAATGTGATCCGGAACTAAGTCTTCTGGATCGCTAAAATACGCAAGTGCGCTAAGAACATTACTTTTTTCATCATCGGGGATTTGCCACTCACTGTCTTCGAGCATGGCAATCAGGGTTTTCAGCTTATCGATGCGCTCACTCACAAAAGTAGGCACGTTGGAGTGCACGCTTGTTATTAATTTTTGCGCGTTTGTAATAATGGTATGTTCGCTAAAATGCTTGGTTTTAGCTTGCGCTTTGTGCATCACTTCACGAAAATGCTCAAAGTCAGATTCGGTTAATTCAAACGTCACTTCAAACGCCATCATTGTTCTCCTTATGTGGCTGAAATTTCAGGCAGACTTTTTCGTTATTCCCTTATAAATTTATCAGATATTTTTATTTTCACCATGTCAAATCAACAATATTGAGGTGATAGATCGACGACGCGATTGATTTCGTCGGTTTGTTACTGGGCTTAAAGCAAGCGCTCAGCGGGTAAATCAGCGGGTAAGTATAGTGAGTTTAAACCTCCAAGGGAGTTATCAGCTAAACAGCCAAAGCCATGCGCTTAGGCAGGTTTTCGACTGACTCTTAGGCAATCAGGTAAGTAGTTAAAATTATTAAAAAGTATGCTGTTTATGTGTTATTCTTTGCACAAATTTGCATAAGAGCGATGTTATGGAAAAGTACGAAGAATTATTAGTATCAATTCGCAAAGTCATTCGCGCCATTGATTTACATTCAAAGCAGTTAAATAAGTCATCGGGATTAACAGGCCCGCAATTACTTATTATGCAAGAAATAGGTCGTGTAAAGGGAGTAACAGCCAGTCAGGTGGCCAAACAAATTAATTTAAGTGCCGCAACGGTTACCAACATACTCGATCGTCTAGAAAGTCGAGGACTTATTGAGCGTATTCGTAGCTCAACCGATAAACGCCGCGTCAGCTTGTACTTATCTGAAAGCGGACGCAACGCTCTTATCGACGCACCACAACTTCTACAACAACATTTTATTCAAAAATTCTGCAATTTACAGGAATGGGAACAGTCTCTGTTGTTATCATCAATGCAACGTATCGCTAGTATGATGGATGCCACTGAAATTGATGCCGCACCGGTGTTAGAAATCGATCCCATGCATAAAAGCATTGAAACAGAGAATAACGGTTAGCGCTATTCTCTGTTATTGTGTCAATGCCTGCTGGTGTTTTAGGGGAATTACTCTCTAAGTAAGTGTAAAAAGTGCATGTGCTTTTGGTATTGATCAACAATATCGTTGATCACTGCTTGCTCAGACCAGCCCATAATATCGTAATCTTGCCCACCTTCAATTAAGTGCACTTCTGCGCGAAAATAGCTCTGCGGCCCGCTGTTGGGTGCATCACTTGATTCAGACGTGGTGTATTGTTTTTTATAAACGCCGTAAATAAAGTCGTATTCATCGCCATGGCACACGCGCATGACAATTGCGCCTTTTTCAGGCTCTATCGTTACGTCAATATCATTGAGTTGAAATTGCGCTTTGACTTTTTCCAAAGCGGGTTTCACCGTATTATTAATAAATACGTCGACGTTATTCCTGCTAGGGGTAGATAAAATATTGTTGAGGTTTTGTTGCCAATCATCGCCACCGCTGTAAATATTATTAGCGCTTAAATTGTACTTTAGGCTGTACCGCTTCGCTGATTCAATACGCAGTGCTTTAGCCAGACCATAACAAGCTAGCAATAACACAAATGCAAACGGCAAAGCGCTGGCGATGGTAACGGTTTGCAATGCCTCTAAGCCGCCAACTAAGCTTAATACACCGGCAACTGAGCCCATTAGAATAGCCCAAAAAAGTCGTTGCCACATCGGCGTATCATTGCGACCATTTGAACACAACATATCAACCACCATGGCACCCGAATCACATGAGGTGACAAAGAAAATAACGATCATAGCGATAGTTACCACCATAAGCACATTAGACCAAGGTAGCTGATCGAGAAACACAAATAAGGCGACTGACGAGTTCTCGCTGACCATGTCGCCAATTTTACTGATGCCATCGTTAACAACCATCGATATTGCTGAGTTACCAAAAATACTCATCCACAAGAGAGTAAACAACGTGGGCACAAATAGTGCGCCAAAAATAAACTCGCGAATTGTTCTACCTTTTGATATACGAGCGATAAACAGCCCGACAAACGGTGCCCACGCAAGCCACCAGCCCCAATAGAAGATTGTCCAACCGCCAATCCAATCTTGTTTATCATAGGCAAACAAGTTAAACGTCTTAGACACTATGGTCGATAAATACTCACCGATGTTTTGTAAATACGCCTGTAGTAAGAACACCGTTGGGCCGATAGAGAATACCAAAAGCAGCAACAATACCGCTAACTTCATGTTGATTTCCGATAATATTTTTATCCCTTTATCTAAGCCAGTGGCTACCGAAATTGAGGCAAAAAATGTTATTGTAATTATGATAATCAACTGATTATTGGCATTAATATCAAATTGATAGAGATAGTTTAAGCCGGCATTGACCTGCGACGCACCAATACCCAATGATGTTGCCGTACCAAATACCGTACTGACCACAGCAAACATATCAACCAAGTGTCCAGGCCAACCGTATATGCGATCGCCTATTATCGGGTGAAGAGCGGAACGCAAGGTGAGAGGGAGACCTTGTCGATAGGAAAAGTAACCAAGGATCAGGGCTACTAAGGCATAGATGGCCCAAGCGTGAAATCCCCAATGAAAAAAGGTAATGCGCATTGCTTCTTTAATTGCTTCTCTTGAGCCTGGCTCGGCAGTTGGTGGTGACAAGTAATGCATTAATGGTTCGGCAACGCCAAAGAACATTAAGCCGATCCCCATACCGGCGGCAAATAACATTGAAATCCATGAGGTCATTGAATAGTCTGGGGTCGAGTGATCGGGCCCAAGCTTGATATCGCCAAACCGTGAAATCGCCAAAAACAGAATCACGCCCAGGAGAATCGCCACGGTAAGTACATAAAACCAGCCACCGTTTATGGTAATGCTCTGTTGCATTGCTTGAAACGTTTGGGTGGCTGTGTCTGGCCAGACTAGGGTAAAGCACAACAATATTGCAATCATCGCGGTTGCGGGTGCAAAGACTTTTCGGTTTAGGACCGCAGGCGAATTAGACATAGAAGCGTATACCTTATTAATTTGAGGTCGTTACTTAATGTCTTTAAGTAAAGTTGAATTTTGTCACATAGCAACGCAATTTACAGTAATTGTGTTGCTATGTGACAAAATTCAAAAGATTTGAGTTGAAATTATTTCTAAGGCACGAAGTCTGTCTACTAAGCGTCAATCGATAACAAAGTATCAACAGCCGCATATTACCACCAACTTAGGTAGGAGGACGCTAACCCGAGTAGTATGTTAATTTTCGATGCGCGGTGTAGCCGTGTTAAATGCAAATGAATACCTTACGGTGTAATCGAGTCAACTCAGTTAAACATCCGTCCTTTGCTGCGCTTTAACCTCGAGTACTCTCGTGTTAAGCCATTTACTCGATTGCAATAAAACGCGGGTTTAACTTGTTGGCTTGCTGATGACAAGAGGACCCGAGCAAGTGGCGACAGGTCCCCTCCTTCACACATTGACGAAAAAGTTAACCCCAACTTTTCCGATGTTGGTCAACCATCAAAATTAGCGAGGTCACTTGAGTGAATATTAGATTAAAATGTGGCGGTTATTCTGGGCAGCCACATCATTGTACTGGCGGCATAAACGCCTAAAAGAGTGATCAATACCGCCAGCGATACAGCGACGGCAGCGATGATTAGGGCTCTGGTTGTTGTTCTTCGTTCAGACCAAAATACAAGCTCAGCTACCGCCATTGGAATGATAAATGAAGCAAACGAAATAGCGATATCCGCTGGTCCGTCAATCTTTGCCGAATTACCAAGCGGACCTTGATTGACCATAAACCAAGCCATAAGATATAGACGAACACTCCAAACGCCATTGATTAAGATGAAAGCATGAACAGCTAATCTGCGATGCAGAGAAACGTTTTTTTGTACTGCTGTACGCCACGCGAAGTAAACGAAAATAGGGATAAGAATACCGTTAAGGGTGACACCTAATGCTCCTAAGTCACTCAACCTGCTGCCAATTATCCAGGTCATATAAAGACCACTTATGGCACCGACAAATC harbors:
- a CDS encoding DUF2496 domain-containing protein; this encodes MDDQSMIDNAPDDVKLAIDIIQLLEQNNIDEQLAINALHIVLRDYQSKLAKQSDKKGVNQGQ
- a CDS encoding DUF3833 domain-containing protein; this encodes MTQILRTLFMIATAMALLSCSNDTNHYRTTTPEFKLEQFFNGKIIGYGLVTNFSDDMVRRFTVDIDASWEGDVGTLDEDFVYDDGEKQFRRWVVQRTGEQTYQGRADDIIGEAVGEGQGSYLRWQYRMILPVDDTQYEVTFDDQMFLIDDNHMMNIAHIKKFGITVAKVTIFFDKVTD
- a CDS encoding BCCT family transporter, whose protein sequence is MSNSPAVLNRKVFAPATAMIAILLCFTLVWPDTATQTFQAMQQSITINGGWFYVLTVAILLGVILFLAISRFGDIKLGPDHSTPDYSMTSWISMLFAAGMGIGLMFFGVAEPLMHYLSPPTAEPGSREAIKEAMRITFFHWGFHAWAIYALVALILGYFSYRQGLPLTLRSALHPIIGDRIYGWPGHLVDMFAVVSTVFGTATSLGIGASQVNAGLNYLYQFDINANNQLIIIITITFFASISVATGLDKGIKILSEINMKLAVLLLLLVFSIGPTVFLLQAYLQNIGEYLSTIVSKTFNLFAYDKQDWIGGWTIFYWGWWLAWAPFVGLFIARISKGRTIREFIFGALFVPTLFTLLWMSIFGNSAISMVVNDGISKIGDMVSENSSVALFVFLDQLPWSNVLMVVTIAMIVIFFVTSCDSGAMVVDMLCSNGRNDTPMWQRLFWAILMGSVAGVLSLVGGLEALQTVTIASALPFAFVLLLACYGLAKALRIESAKRYSLKYNLSANNIYSGGDDWQQNLNNILSTPSRNNVDVFINNTVKPALEKVKAQFQLNDIDVTIEPEKGAIVMRVCHGDEYDFIYGVYKKQYTTSESSDAPNSGPQSYFRAEVHLIEGGQDYDIMGWSEQAVINDIVDQYQKHMHFLHLLRE
- a CDS encoding DUF2878 domain-containing protein; translated protein: MGLLINSLLFNIIWLTAVLAKMPILAFTLAALWACIPQTCRPSPRPVLLIFAIGLAVDAMLVASGFMVFDPTNVPAYVLVTLWAAFAYFCGIFFYFKPLKIWQYALLGLVSGPSSYWAAHKLDAVTIDWSAMPQLLIFFSFWFVALPMFHQLIRREKCKSHVTSY
- a CDS encoding XapX domain-containing protein — encoded protein: MQEVILATVAGFVVGILFSFLKLPIPAPPVLPGVMGIVGVYLGGLVYLWIAEKFFTG
- a CDS encoding lytic transglycosylase domain-containing protein, whose amino-acid sequence is MIIGKKRLTIAAFLVMAVTNSHAEQTSTKIYKYQRNGIPSFSDVQPAQGPFEIVRNDCYACKTRSTVDWQTTPLYRKPYAQQVKREAQKYHVNEALVRAIIHAESHFKADAVSKAGAVGLMQLMPKTAAQLGVVDSFNADQNIAGGTKHLAHLMKKFKGKITLIAAAYNAGEGAVAKYKGIPPYPETRVYVERVTTLYQRYLNTI
- a CDS encoding MarR family winged helix-turn-helix transcriptional regulator — protein: MEKYEELLVSIRKVIRAIDLHSKQLNKSSGLTGPQLLIMQEIGRVKGVTASQVAKQINLSAATVTNILDRLESRGLIERIRSSTDKRRVSLYLSESGRNALIDAPQLLQQHFIQKFCNLQEWEQSLLLSSMQRIASMMDATEIDAAPVLEIDPMHKSIETENNG
- a CDS encoding YkvA family protein is translated as MMAFEVTFELTESDFEHFREVMHKAQAKTKHFSEHTIITNAQKLITSVHSNVPTFVSERIDKLKTLIAMLEDSEWQIPDDEKSNVLSALAYFSDPEDLVPDHIPALGFLDDAIMIELVSEDLKDDIEAFDEFCEYRAREQDRSEETITKDDWLDAKRRELHSRMRHRRLSRRGSGSSFRSIF
- a CDS encoding DNA topoisomerase III, whose product is MKLYIAEKPSLARAVAAVMSKPQQKGDGFIKVANGDIVTWCIGHLLEQAEPDAYDPAFKKWSTEHLPIIPSDWKLVVKSKTRKQFNVVKKLIKQADILVNLGDPDREGQILIDQMFNYCGASEQQKKSALRCLVSDLNPSAVTRALNNLKPNSDFLSLSVSALARARADWLYGMNMTRMCTLQGQKSGYQGVLSIGRVQTPVLGLVVHRDLAIENFVSTPFYEVIATLKTAKGEIYKGKWKPSESCKPYMDDEDRVISRPLAENVVNRIANKRGNIADFIKKTSKKSAPLPHSLSSLQIEAAKVFGYSAQKVLDTCQALYERHKLITYPRSDCRYLPKEHLSEAGKVLQAIASIDKKLANFTDDADVSRKSSAWNDSKVGAHHAIIPTTKKIDSAKLSNDELNIYYLVARHYLIQFYPPSEYADKQIKTIIEGGLFISKQRDLTYVGWQALFNKQESQTRQAEDTLPDVAINDPIQCVAGTIEDKNTTPPKRFTDATLLAAMTGIARYVTSADIKKILKDTDGIGTEATRASIIELLFKRQYLSRKGKEIIATEIGRSVILALPESVGEPDMTAIWEAQLEAIYQKQRKYGDFMNDVTENLNRLLYDTGNANFSSLKGKGKMKARRNYKKQRSSTTRSSSTASRRTKGSFS
- a CDS encoding DUF2306 domain-containing protein, which encodes MFNNLHKKLMNESVISKQNTINKTISYKTWLTGAVKSWVGVILVGQWMFALYILAQFSLPWISGQLDESQFSHMIRGYRNGDVFNNAVLLLHVIPVMLISLSATFQLFPSIRSSYPKFHRWNGRIFLFFGFVGAISGLYMTWIIGSRLSDLGALGVTLNGILIPIFVYFAWRTAVQKNVSLHRRLAVHAFILINGVWSVRLYLMAWFMVNQGPLGNSAKIDGPADIAISFASFIIPMAVAELVFWSERRTTTRALIIAAVAVSLAVLITLLGVYAASTMMWLPRITATF